The Sulfurimonas sp. HSL-1716 sequence GTACGGGAGTCAAAGGCGACAATCTCAGAGCTTCATACTATGTCGACGAACTGCTGGCCGGTAACAGTGTGAATACGGCACCCATCGATACGATAAAAGCGTATGTGCAAGGCGGCGATAAAACGGCAAAACTTCCTTTAGCACAAGAAAAGATCGATGCTCTTTTTCAAGAGCTAAAAGAGGCTGAGATAGATTTTGACGAGGTCGTCCGTATTCAGATCGAAGATGGGCTCGAAGCGTTTAAAGAAGCATTCAAAGAGATATTGGAGAACTTATGAACAATCCACAACCCGACGGAAACGTAGACGTATCAAAACTTACGTTCGAGACGCTAAAAAGGATCAGAGCATATCTGAAACGTATGATAGAAGCAGGAGGGAGCGACCTGCACGTAAAAGCGAATTCGGTCGTACGCGCCCGCATAAACGGTGAGATCATTCCTCTTTCTGGAGAGGTGTTCTCTTACGAGAGCTCCATCATTTTTGCAAAAGAGCTTTTAAGAAGCAGGTTCGGCGAATTCGTCGAAAAAAAAGAGCTAGACCTTGTCTATCCGTTTGACGAAAACAACAGGTTTCGTGTAAATATCTTTTTTCAGATGGAAGGGGTATCGGCAGTTTTTCGTCTTATTCCGGTGAAGATATTGACCATTGACGAACTTTTACTGCCTCAAGTCGTTCATCAGTTCACCCATATGGAGCGCGGGCTTGTTCTAGTTACGGGAGTAACGGGTAGCGGTAAATCAACGACGCTTGCAGCGCTTATAAATGAGATAAACTGGTCAAAGCGCAGACATGTCATCACCATCGAAGACCCGATCGAATTCGTACATAAAGATCGAAAATGTATCGTAAACCAAAGAAGCGTGGGTCAGGATACGCTCTCTTTTGCAGCGGCGCTTCGTGCAGCGCTTCGTGAAGATCCCGACATCATACTTGTCGGGGAGATGAGGGATAGGGAGACCATAGAGATCGCTTTGCATGCCGCCGATACGGGTCACCTTGTCTTTTCCACCCTGCATACGCTCGATGCCAAAGAGACCGTAAACCGTATCATTTCGACATTCCCGACAGATGAGCAGAACAGGATACGTTTGACTCTGGGAAGTGTTTTAAAGGGCGTTATCTCTCAACGGTTGATACCGACGATCGATAATAAACGTATCGCGGCGTTAGAGGTTTTGGTCCGTACTCCGAGGATCGAGCAGCTTATCAAAGAGAATCGCGACGACGAGATAGTCGATACGATGTATGAAGGTAAAGATATTTATGGTTCCCAGACCTTCGATCAGGCTATTTTAGACCTTTATCAGATGGGAAAAATATCACAGGAAAAAGCTTTTGAATTTGCTACGTCTCCGTCTGATTTGAAACTGAAAATGGAAGGTCTCAACGACATATCCGCGACGCCTTCATCTTCAGATGAAAAGAGCGACGGCAAAAAAGAGTACAGACAAGACGAGATATTTGAACTAAAAGAATAAATTTACATTTTTTTTGATATAATTACGCCCATTTTTAAAATTAAGGATTTAGTATGTTAGAAGGCATAATTAGAGAGAGTATCGGTAAACGTGGTACGAAAGCGTTGCGTCGTGATGGATATCTAATTGCAAATATTTACGGAAAAGGTGTTGAAAACATCAATGCTGCATTTAAATCAAATGAGTATATCCGTGCTGTTCGCAACAAAGAAACTATCGCATTCCCTGTAAACGTCGGTGGAAATGAGTTGAATGTTGTCGTTCAATCATACGAATCTCATCCTGTTACGGGCGAGCTGCTTCATGTTGACCTTATGGTAGCGCAACAAGGTGTAAAAGCACATTATTTTATCCCTGTTGAAACAACGGGTACGGCATTAGGTCTTAAAAACAAAGGTATGGTAAACATCTCGAAAAAACGTTTACGCGTAAAAGCTGCCGTTGAAGATCTTCCAAGAGCGATCGTCGTTGACGTTACAAATATGGATGTCGGCGATTCAAAAATGATACGCGACCTTGAAAAAATCGAAAACGTGACTTTTACAGACTCAGACCGTGTGGCTGTAGTAAGTATCATCAAAGCAAAATAATATGCTTATCGTCGGACTTGGCAACCCGGGTCCGATGTACGCTCAGACGCGTCATAACATCGGCTTTATGGTGATTGACGAGCTGGTGCGAAAAACTCACGCTACCCCTATCTCCAAAGCTTCGTTTGAAGGTGAACTCTTTAAGTTCAAAGATCATTACCTGCTAAAACCCATGACTTTTATGAATCTTTCGGGCCGTTCGGTATCAGCGGTGAAAAACTTTTATAAAATTGATGATGTTTTAGTTATACATGATGATCTGGATCTGCCTTTTGGTGCGCTCAGATTCAAAAGAGGCGGCGGACACGGAGGGCATAACGGACTAAAGTCGATAGATTCTGCGATCTCAAAAGAGTACGCCAGAGTCAGGATGGGAATAGCAAAACCGCCTTATAAAGGCGAAGTCGTAAACTATGTTCTATCTGCGTTCAATGAAGCGGAAAAAGAGCATTTGGACAAATGGATCAAAGCGGCTGCCGATGCGGTAATGAAACTCGACACAATAAGTCTGGAAGATGTTTCTTCACAGTACTCTATTAAACAAATTTAGATAAAATACCATATGCTCGCATTTAAATATATATCTTTTCATTATCTTAAATATTTTTTGATCATTATGATCGCACTTGTTTTGTTTATGGTCGGTTTCGATTATCTTCAAAACGTGAACGACCTTCCAAAATCGGCCAACCTTCTTTTGATATATCTTGTGTACAGAATATTTTTCGCCATTGACATGCTTTTGCCTCTTGCCCTCGTGTTTGCTATGATATCGACGAAAATATTTCTTATCAGATCCAATGCACTCGTATCTTTTTTCTCATTGGGTTATTCTCGTACGGATATTTTAAAACCCTTTATTTTCGTATCTACCTCTATCATTATTCTTTTCATAGGTGCGCATGCCACGAATTTTGCAAGAGCCGACGAGTTTGCGAACAACATAAGAAAAACGGAACAGTATCTCAATCCTACGAGAAATCTGTTCTTTACCTATGAAGACAAATACATCTACTTTTCAAAACTTTCCCCTTTGCAGAAAAAAGCAACGAACGTAAGAGTGTTTACGGTAAAAGAGGGTGCTTTGAGCGAAGTCATTACATCCAAAGAAGCCGTATATATCGATGGCGACTGGCATCTTAAAAACGCTCATATCATTGAAAAACCGAGCATAGTCGGATTGAAGAATCCGGGAATAAAAATAACCGACAAAAAAGATCTGGCAATATTGCATGATTTTAAACCGAAGATCCTCGATCAGGTCTATGAAGGCAAAGTTAATTTTACGATCGGCGACGCTTTGGATGCTCTTTATCTTTTAAAAAACCAAAATATTAATACGTCGCAGATCAAAAGTGCTCTTTATAAGATATTCGTATACCCTTTCTTCGTACCTGCACTGATAATTATCATCTTTTTCTTTGTTCCCGCCAGCAGCAGATTTTTGAACATATCTTTTTTTACGTTTGTGGCGATACTTTCGACATTGATAGTCTGGGGGATACTGTTCATGATGATAGAGTACGCCAACAACAAGACCGTTTCAAGCGAAGTCGGTATCATTCTTCCCGTACTCCTTTTATTTATAGCTTCTTCGGTGCAATACAGACGTTTTAATATACGCTGATCCTTTTACATATCTCCTTAAGCAAATTTTGGATAGAATCAAAAAAAAATTAAGATTTTTTAAGGATAATGGGTGATCAATTTTCAAGAGTTAGCCGACAAATATAAAACTCCGCTTTATGTGTATGATTTTGACTATATGAGCGAGCAGTATCAATCGTTAAAAGAGGCATTTAGAGGAAGAAAATCGATTTTGGCCTATGCCGTAAAAGCAAATTCAAATCTCAGCGTTGTAAAGCACTTCGCTTCTCTTGGAAGCGGTGCGGACTGCGTCTCTATCGGAGAGGTTAGACGTGCTTTGATGGCAGGAATAGCACCCTATAAGATACTTTTCAGCGGTGTAGGAAAGAGCGACGACGAGATTCGTGAGGCGATAGAGCATGACATTTTATATATAAATGCGGAGAGTATCGCGGAGTTGGAGCGCATAGATATTATAGCCCGCGAACTCGACAAGATCTGCCGTATAAGCGTGAGGGTGAACCCAAATATCGACCCTAAGACACATCCTTACATCTCGACGGGGCTCAGTGCAAACAAATTCGGTGTCGATATCGACAGCGCAAAACGCATGTATATCTTTGCCAAAAACTCTGCGAATCTCGATCCTGTCGGCATTCACTTTCATATAGGAAGCCAGTTGACGGAGCTTGATCCTATCCGAGAATCATCGGAGATAGTCGCCGACCTTGTGCGTTCGCTAAAAGTGATAGATATCGAACTGAAGTTCTTTGATATCGGAGGCGGTATCGGCGTGCAGTATAAAAATGAAACCACGATCGCTCCGTATGATTATGCACAGGCTATCTTATCGACTTTAACGGGACTCGATCTGACCATCGTCTGCGAACCGGGCAGATTCTTAACGGCGAATGCGGGATATTTTCTCACAAAAGTATTGTATGAAAAAACGAACAAAGATAAACGCTTCGTTATCGTTGACGGCGCTATGAACGATCTGATCCGCCCGAGCCTCTACACTGCATACCATAAGATCGAGGCGTTGAAACAAAGTTCTGAAACGACAAAAGCGGATATCGTCGGTCCGGTTTGCGAAAGCGGCGATTTTCTGGCAAAAGATTATGATCTTCCTGCACTTTCTCATAACGACCTTTTGGTAGTTCACAGTGCCGGAGCGTATGGTTTTGGAATGGGAAGCAACTATAACACCAGAGGACGCAGCGCGGAAATCGCACTGCAAAAAGGTGCGCACAGGATCATCCGCAGACGCGAGACGTTTGAAGATATCATCGCTTTAGAGAAAGATTACTTAAAAGAAGACGACTAGAGATATGAATAGACAAAAAGCATACTTTATCGATGTCCAAGGCACTCTTATTGATGATGCAAAAAGAATGCCTGTTCGCGGGAGTATTGAGTTTATCGACAGTCTAAATCTGCAAAAGATTCCCTATATGGTTATCACAAACAATACGAAACATTCAAGCGAAGATTTTTTAAGCTATTTGAACTCTATAGGCTTGAATATTAAAAAAGAGCATTATCTTGATCCTTTGATGCTTTTACAGAGCAAGATCGCTAAGGATCAGGGTCTTGCGGCTTACGGTACGAAAGAGTTTTTGGATGTCGTCGTTTCTATGGGGTACACTTTGGATTATGAAAATCCTCAAACGGTTCTGGTATCGATCAAAAACGATTACAGCTCCGAAGAGTATGCCAGCATCATAGATTTCCTGCTTAAAGGAGCGAAGCTTGTAGGAATGCATGAGACGACCATCTACGCAAAGAATTCAAAAAGATATCCCGGTGTAGGTGCTATACTCAAGATGCTCTCATTTGCTACTTCCGTTTCTTACGAAGTCGTTGGAAAGCCGAGCGATAACTTCTACGCAGAAGCGCTAAAAAGGATTAAAGAACAGATGAGTTCGATCGCGTTTGAGGATATTACGATAATAAGCGACGATGTAAAAGGCGATCTGACGGGCGCCGCAATATTTGGAATGAAGACGGTCTTTGTACTCAGCGGAAAATACACAAAAGCAGAAGAGATCATCCCTTTGCTCAAAGAGGATGAAAAACCGGACTTTATATTCGAGGATATGCAAGACGTGATGGAGAGACTATGAAGAACTTGGAAGAGTGCAGACAGCATATAGATAAGATAGACGATCAGATATTAGAGCTTTTAAACAAGCGCATGAAGGTTGTCGAGCGTGTCGGCGTGATTAAGAACGAAACGGGCGGAGCGATATACAGACCTGAACGTGAAAAAGCGATCATCAAGCGCTTAAGCATAAAAAACAGAGACAGCGGCGGATTATTGAACGATTCGGCGATAGAAGCGATATATCTGGAAATATTCGCCGTAGCACGTAATCTGGAGCTGCCTGAACGTATAGCGTATCTGGGACCGGAAGGAAGCTTTACCCATCAAGCTGCAGAGAGCCGTTTTGGAGCGATGAGCAGCTATCTTTCGCTTAGTTCCATACAGTCGGTCTTTAAGACCATCGAGGCGGGACGCGCAAAATTTGGTGTAGTGCCTATCGAGAACTCCCGTGACGGAGTGGTAGGCGAAACACTGGACCTGCTGGCAAAATCGCCTATTAAAATAGTCTCCGAACTCTATATGCCGATCCATATGGCGTTTGTCTCAAAAGCAAGAGAGTTAAAAGATATAAAACGTATCTATTCAAAAGATAAAGGATTCGGCCAGTGCAGGGAGTTTTTGCAAGAGCATGAGCTCATCAATATAGAGCAGATCCCTGTCGAATCGACCGCAAAAGCCGCGATACTTGCAGCTGCCGATCCCGAAGCTGCTGCGATATGCAGTCATATAGCGGCAAAACTTTACGGCGTACCGACAATGTTTGAGAATGTGGAAGATACAGTGGACAATACGACCAGATTCGTAATACTGAGCGATTTTAAAAACGGGATCAGCAAAGAGGACAAGACATCGATACTGGTTAAACTCAAAGACCCTTTAAAGGCAGGTTCGCTTGTGAATTTTCTGCAGGATTTCAATAATGAGAAAATAAACCTTTCTAAGATAGAATCACGTCCGTCAAAAGAGAAAAACAAGATGGGATACTGGTTCTTTATAGACTTCTTCGGACATATCGATGATGAAGCGGTGCAAAGAGTCATAAACAAACATCCAAAAGAGGTTACCTGGCTTGGCAGTTATGTAAAGGAAAAATATGGAGTTTAACAAACATTTAGAGAGTATAAAGACGTATGAAGCCGGTAAACCTATAGAGCTTGTCGTAAGAGAGTTCGGTATAGATCCCAAAGATATCATAAAACTGGCAAGCAACGAAAATCCGTTTGGATGTTCGCAAAAAGTACAAGACGCGGTATCGAAAATAGTAAAGAACATGGCTCTTTATCCGGATGATTCGATGTTAAAGCTTAAAAATGCTTTGGCAAAAAGATTCGGCGTGGATATCAAAAACCTTATTATCGGCTCGGGAAGCGACCAAGTCATAGAGTTTATAGTCCATGCAAAACTTGATGAAGATTCGACCGTACTTATGAACAGTGTCACTTTTGCGATGTATGAGATATATGCAAAACAGGTCGGCGCAAAGATAGTAAGAACAGCTTTGCAAGAACATGATCTGGATGAGTTTTATGCGATGTATCAAGAGCATAAGCCCTCGGTCATTTTTTTGTGTACGCCGAACAATCCTACAGGCGATGCGATCGATGCAAAATCTTTGCTCGAGTTTATCGCAAAGATCGATGATGAGACATTGGTCGTCATAGACGGTGCGTACATGGAGTATGCGATCGCAAAAGACGCGTCTAAAAAGATCACGCCAAAAGAGATCGTCGATAGATTTGACAATGTCATCTATCTTGGAACATTCTCCAAAGCCTACGGGCTCGGCGGTATGCGGGTAGGATACGGCGTAGCCTCGTCTAGTATCATCGATGCGCTCTATAAGCTTCGTCCTCCGTTTAATATTACGACCCTTTCGCTTGAAGCGGCAAGCGTTGCTTTGGAGGATGAAGGGTTTGTTCAAGAGAGCATAGAGAACAAC is a genomic window containing:
- a CDS encoding PilT/PilU family type 4a pilus ATPase, whose protein sequence is MNNPQPDGNVDVSKLTFETLKRIRAYLKRMIEAGGSDLHVKANSVVRARINGEIIPLSGEVFSYESSIIFAKELLRSRFGEFVEKKELDLVYPFDENNRFRVNIFFQMEGVSAVFRLIPVKILTIDELLLPQVVHQFTHMERGLVLVTGVTGSGKSTTLAALINEINWSKRRHVITIEDPIEFVHKDRKCIVNQRSVGQDTLSFAAALRAALREDPDIILVGEMRDRETIEIALHAADTGHLVFSTLHTLDAKETVNRIISTFPTDEQNRIRLTLGSVLKGVISQRLIPTIDNKRIAALEVLVRTPRIEQLIKENRDDEIVDTMYEGKDIYGSQTFDQAILDLYQMGKISQEKAFEFATSPSDLKLKMEGLNDISATPSSSDEKSDGKKEYRQDEIFELKE
- a CDS encoding 50S ribosomal protein L25/general stress protein Ctc, whose product is MLEGIIRESIGKRGTKALRRDGYLIANIYGKGVENINAAFKSNEYIRAVRNKETIAFPVNVGGNELNVVVQSYESHPVTGELLHVDLMVAQQGVKAHYFIPVETTGTALGLKNKGMVNISKKRLRVKAAVEDLPRAIVVDVTNMDVGDSKMIRDLEKIENVTFTDSDRVAVVSIIKAK
- the pth gene encoding aminoacyl-tRNA hydrolase; translation: MLIVGLGNPGPMYAQTRHNIGFMVIDELVRKTHATPISKASFEGELFKFKDHYLLKPMTFMNLSGRSVSAVKNFYKIDDVLVIHDDLDLPFGALRFKRGGGHGGHNGLKSIDSAISKEYARVRMGIAKPPYKGEVVNYVLSAFNEAEKEHLDKWIKAAADAVMKLDTISLEDVSSQYSIKQI
- a CDS encoding LptF/LptG family permease, with the translated sequence MLAFKYISFHYLKYFLIIMIALVLFMVGFDYLQNVNDLPKSANLLLIYLVYRIFFAIDMLLPLALVFAMISTKIFLIRSNALVSFFSLGYSRTDILKPFIFVSTSIIILFIGAHATNFARADEFANNIRKTEQYLNPTRNLFFTYEDKYIYFSKLSPLQKKATNVRVFTVKEGALSEVITSKEAVYIDGDWHLKNAHIIEKPSIVGLKNPGIKITDKKDLAILHDFKPKILDQVYEGKVNFTIGDALDALYLLKNQNINTSQIKSALYKIFVYPFFVPALIIIIFFFVPASSRFLNISFFTFVAILSTLIVWGILFMMIEYANNKTVSSEVGIILPVLLLFIASSVQYRRFNIR
- the lysA gene encoding diaminopimelate decarboxylase, producing the protein MINFQELADKYKTPLYVYDFDYMSEQYQSLKEAFRGRKSILAYAVKANSNLSVVKHFASLGSGADCVSIGEVRRALMAGIAPYKILFSGVGKSDDEIREAIEHDILYINAESIAELERIDIIARELDKICRISVRVNPNIDPKTHPYISTGLSANKFGVDIDSAKRMYIFAKNSANLDPVGIHFHIGSQLTELDPIRESSEIVADLVRSLKVIDIELKFFDIGGGIGVQYKNETTIAPYDYAQAILSTLTGLDLTIVCEPGRFLTANAGYFLTKVLYEKTNKDKRFVIVDGAMNDLIRPSLYTAYHKIEALKQSSETTKADIVGPVCESGDFLAKDYDLPALSHNDLLVVHSAGAYGFGMGSNYNTRGRSAEIALQKGAHRIIRRRETFEDIIALEKDYLKEDD
- a CDS encoding HAD-IIA family hydrolase, which gives rise to MNRQKAYFIDVQGTLIDDAKRMPVRGSIEFIDSLNLQKIPYMVITNNTKHSSEDFLSYLNSIGLNIKKEHYLDPLMLLQSKIAKDQGLAAYGTKEFLDVVVSMGYTLDYENPQTVLVSIKNDYSSEEYASIIDFLLKGAKLVGMHETTIYAKNSKRYPGVGAILKMLSFATSVSYEVVGKPSDNFYAEALKRIKEQMSSIAFEDITIISDDVKGDLTGAAIFGMKTVFVLSGKYTKAEEIIPLLKEDEKPDFIFEDMQDVMERL
- the pheA gene encoding prephenate dehydratase produces the protein MKNLEECRQHIDKIDDQILELLNKRMKVVERVGVIKNETGGAIYRPEREKAIIKRLSIKNRDSGGLLNDSAIEAIYLEIFAVARNLELPERIAYLGPEGSFTHQAAESRFGAMSSYLSLSSIQSVFKTIEAGRAKFGVVPIENSRDGVVGETLDLLAKSPIKIVSELYMPIHMAFVSKARELKDIKRIYSKDKGFGQCREFLQEHELINIEQIPVESTAKAAILAAADPEAAAICSHIAAKLYGVPTMFENVEDTVDNTTRFVILSDFKNGISKEDKTSILVKLKDPLKAGSLVNFLQDFNNEKINLSKIESRPSKEKNKMGYWFFIDFFGHIDDEAVQRVINKHPKEVTWLGSYVKEKYGV
- the hisC gene encoding histidinol-phosphate transaminase; the protein is MEFNKHLESIKTYEAGKPIELVVREFGIDPKDIIKLASNENPFGCSQKVQDAVSKIVKNMALYPDDSMLKLKNALAKRFGVDIKNLIIGSGSDQVIEFIVHAKLDEDSTVLMNSVTFAMYEIYAKQVGAKIVRTALQEHDLDEFYAMYQEHKPSVIFLCTPNNPTGDAIDAKSLLEFIAKIDDETLVVIDGAYMEYAIAKDASKKITPKEIVDRFDNVIYLGTFSKAYGLGGMRVGYGVASSSIIDALYKLRPPFNITTLSLEAASVALEDEGFVQESIENNFNEMKRYEEFASANSIEIIQSYTNFVTLCLNKGQNSSQLADSLLKKGMIVRDLSGYGLNAVRVTVGTPAQNDRFFELTPQFL